Genomic DNA from Puntigrus tetrazona isolate hp1 chromosome 6, ASM1883169v1, whole genome shotgun sequence:
aaaaaataattacttctCTATACGTTGAGTTCAggcacataaaaatacatttatggtCTATGACAAATGGGCTAATCTGGAAAATTGGGAAGAAAAAATATCCTTCTGGAGAAAAGTAAATGGTggaataatattgtttatttttttaacatcctattttattatgttttttatttttgtgaacacATCTGTGCATTGACTCAAAGTTTTGGAattttctctctgttctcttaAACAGTGCGATAATATAGTTGTCGGTTTTATAGTTTACTGGTATTAACACCTGCAgcttgaccagactcatcactCATGCTTTTATGTTATGGTAATTTTGTCACACAATCTGGATGCCAAATATGCAGTTCAATActtgttgcttttttaaaacatcttacatCATGCAATGAAGCTGTCAGCACTATTAatctaaaacagaaataaacccCTGACTCAGGTGGGCTTTAAGATGTGCAAATTCTGCTGTCGTTCAGAGAATAGGtggacataaataaataatattaatttatgtcTTAACAATATCTGTCAAAAAAGAGGGGTAAAACAGCagtaatgagaaaaaaatttatattatatttatattccttatctataatgaatataatataaatataatataaatataaaaacactaaaaactagttttatatctaataaaaaaacccaaacacacacacacacacacatatatagataaatatgtgtgtgtgtgtgtataaattctatttaataGTTATGTATGcattaatgttacttaaatatattaattaatctCTTGGTTTTTACTAATAGTCTAACAGTataaagaataatttaaataatcacaCACTGAAATCTGATCTATAGTGAAATGAACACATCTAATGCAGCAATGTGGCATCTCAGAAAGCTTTGACAGCTGACATTTACACAATGCATATTCTAAACAAAATCAAAGCACCATTGTTTAACCTCTTCTCAAACCTTTTGAAATTTATGAGTGTTTTGCAACAGGATCTAAACTGGGGGACGTACTTATGATTTATGAACGCACAAGTCACTGTTTATATATGTGAACTAGAGCGCGGTGGTTTGTCACAGGAAGGTGATGTCATCTGATCACTGAAACATTTGATCCATTGTGAGGACGAAAACTGGTTCATGGAAAAGACAAACTGCTCAGTTCCCTTAATCTCTTCTGATCATATCAAAGTGTCATATCTTACATGTCTGTCTTCAAATTCATCAAGTGGTTGAACTAGTAGTAGCAATGACAAGGTCATAGATTTATTTACAGGAATtatggaacacaaaaccagccataagtaacacaagtatatttgtagcaatagccaacaatacattgtatgggtcaataTTCactaggatattaagtaaagatctttacttaatatcaaaacttaattttggaCTGATATGCATGTGTTTCATCacgacaatatatatatatatatatatatatatatatatatatatatatatatatatatatatatatatatatattcatatatatatatttcaccctaagattccagattttcacaTAATTGTATCTTGcctatttattcagcttcaggattatatttatacatggttttgtggtccagggtcaaatTTTTGCTGCtaattatgtataaattaaGTATGCAATTACACAAATAATTGCAAACTTCTTCCACTGTCATCCACTGGGCTCATCTAATCTCATATTTCTTATAAATTCTGACATATATTCTCTAGAAGTTTGGCCTTCAGATTTCTACAGAGATCCTGCATTAAagtgatttattattgttgaGCAGTTTTGGTTCCCTTTGGcttctattgtgtttttgtccCTGCAATGGAAGTCAGAAGGAACCAAAACAGTTTAGATACCAACacttttctaaatatcttcatatatGTTTCACAAAATGAAGAAATGCATATTGAAAGAGGGCAGAATTTTCAGATTTGTTGGGCAGAGTATCACTTTAAGTCTTCTTGCATATTATGTCCACCAAGTGGCGCCATACAGACATACTTGACTTGTAAATTATTATCAACAATCACTTTTGTCTTTGATAATGATGTCCTCTtagctcaaaataaaacaaaacaacgaTTTTGTGAACACATTTATTTGGAGCAAATACGTTTTCGGACacaattgttttaattacaaaattgtttcaaatgttAAAGATCACGTAATCGCATAAACCGCCATGATCTCTTTCAAAATGTGCTCTTTATAAATCAACTGCTTACAGTACATGGTcgacataaacaaaacaatatttacacatcatgcattattaaaatgacgCTAAATACGCTGAGAAATGTAGATAGCAGCTTTACAGCCAGCCTGAATTGCtgttttcaaaagcaaataTCCGGGTACCTAtagtggaagaaaaaaaagttaaaaaaagtcaaacacaacaacaacgaACTAAAACATACACTTCATATAAACCAAACAAGCAAACCAACATATCAAACTCACCGACTCAGCATCATGCTCCAATCCTGTGTCATGATGTTCTATTTCATCATCACGAAATTCTTTTATAAgctgattaaatgaaaaacattaagtttatatctcagtgtgcattttgctaaaaaaatggtttgaatgGAGAGGTGAAAAGCTGTACTAATAGAATGCGTGCGTGCAGCCCtggtataaatacacacattaccTGTAATAACTCTGTGTATCTCTCTGGGTCAGTCTCCATTAGCGTTCGGATTTGGCTGTTGTAGTGCTCTGAGATGCTCTCCTCCACTGCAACAGTGCAGGCCATGGCCCCTTCCTTACCCAGAAGAGCAGTACAGGCCCCTGAAACCACAGAGGTAGAAGTAAATGATCACAAAGTATAGCGCAAAAGCAAGTAAATAAGTGTGCGCAGTTATAAACATACCTAATGCAAACCCGGCAATATTCCATAATGGCAACAATAATGTTGGTCGAACCCGATGCTCACCAAGGATCTCATTAAACCTTTCCAAATGCATTTTCTCCTGGTCCCACATGTGCTGCAGATGTGAAAAGTACACGTCAACCAGTTACTGCATTAAATGGCTTACGTGCGTTTAAAGACTAAGTACCTGGATTAGAGGACCTGTCTGAGTTCTTCCAAGAATTGCCATCTGGCCAGCGTAGATGCGGTTGGCTCCGTACTCTCCTGCATGATCAACCCTCAGCATACTATCCAGCATGGCTTTCTCTTCTTCATCACGTGGTGGAGGAAGGATGCTGTATCTTCTGCACGACACTGAGCCATTTACtgtacacatacaaacaaaataactCTGCAGGAAAAACTACACATTCACTTTGCCtttaaacgcaaaaaaaaagagatttaacaCACTTTATCACtggttattattactatttacaCATCTTAAAGCAATAGTAATCACTATACTATGAAACTGATATAACAACCACACAAATATACTAAACAACAATATAATTTGGACTTAATCTACATTATGGAGgtaaaacaattacatattaGACCTACTGTTTACTGCATTATTCAGTTTAAAAAGACTAACAGGGTTTTATACTGGTTTTAAACTAGATATGCCCAACatggatgaaaaaaaagcaaacagaaaaacaaacagaaacttGTAAATGTACAGgagtttaacatttttgttgcaattttaaatgaacattcagTACATTAGGATAATGTGTCTAAAAATATCGTGacaaaaatgactttcattttaGCACTCATGTGCAATTCTCTGAAATACTGAGAGAAACTACaattttccaaaataataattaaaaatattcatgccACATTTATCAAAACGAtctaaaaatgatctttttcaCTATTATTATTCCTAAGTCCAGGTAACCACTACAAGCCATAACTTAAACAGTATTACAGCAGAAGTCGGAAGAACTGTTTTCTTGACATCAGCTGTCATGAGCTCACGCGTACGTTACATACACACGTTTACCTATGTTTACTTCACGACAGTTCCTCGCGCTCGACGGACAGAATGCACGACTGAGGTCCAGTCTCCAAGCACACTTCGCGGCTCTCTGCATGTCTAGAaattctataattatatatctaactgtaaagagaaaatgtattacagtgAAGGTTGTGGCGCATATAAGTGACGTCATTGCGTCGCTACGTTCGTACAGACGTCGGTTGCTCGTGTGATGTCGGTGGGCTTTGTCACcgaaaaaaaagcttcttttgAGACAACAATAGCAAACTAAGAAAACTGTTTGTAAAGCAAGGTGTcacaaaatattacacattgCGTTTTATAATCTCTTCAGCATTTCTCTTAACGCCCCATAGGTGGCGCTGTCACACAAATGGGGTCCAACAAGTCTTTTAGTTTGGTTACTAAATGTATGGAAGCAGAGAATCAGTTTGACAGCTAAACTATCAGTGATTTTGCATTATATACGATTTACAGCACCAGACCTTGTTCCATCTAATTGGTTAGTTAGTGTGGAAGTTCCCCATAGCTAGCTATTATTCACATATTTGCAGTTGTTCCCAGTGATGCAGCTCTGTGGCGTAGACATAAACAATTGCCCTTTGCGTTCAGGTTAAGCTTCTGGCCCTTCTGGTAGGCTGTATTTCACCCTTTGTAATTAGTGGAACAGTCTAGTAAACCAGCAAatgaattttcaaaaaagtcattttcatgGTGTGTACACTGTAGGCGTTCAGTTTTCATGCCTTTGGTAAAGTGTAGAATGTGATTTTTCATCCAAGTCGGCCGGTAAATTCCATGGCTTCTGTAGCTATGTCTTAGATTAAGACATACTGCATATATTTCACTGCAGTGATAAAAATGGAGCCTGGCCATCCGAAGAAAGAAGGGGCTGACTGCTATGGAACTGCGACTGGCATTAGGTAAACATTGAACTGTAGGTAGAAGTCACCCTGTAAGTTAACACTATGACTTAGTTAGGGGAATCTGAGACTAAGTCAGCATGACAAGACAATTTCAGCTTTAAACAGGCTATGAAAAGGGGTATGATGTAGGCTAATAATCAAAAAAGTGAGATCAGGATCTGAACTTTAAAAAGGAATCGAGCCTTTGCCTcaggaaataaaaaagtagtACAGTGTTAACACTtgttatatttcaaatgaatcttTATATAATCAAGATACATAAAATGAGATATCCATCATTTTGCGGtgtagcatattaaaataatgcactaGCAGATGTTTGAGGTTGAAGCTAACATGTAATTTAAGCACCACAACTATATATTCTATGTTACTGGTATTTGACATCTTCGGTGTAGTTAATGATATAAAGAAGACCAGCTTATGTTATTACTCAGACAAATAGTATATAAAAGCTTTAAGCAAGTTTTCAAAAGCTGTAGGTATGTAATATGTCCACAAGTGGGGAAAGAAGCGATGTGTTCATGTCTGTTCCAAGCCTCTGGTCAGACAGCCTTAGACATAGCTGTGGTGGAGTAATGTCTAAGAGCTCCAtgcaaaatgtagtttatttgtttgaacTGATGAGAGACATGACAACTCTTGCTGTATCGTATGTCATGGGCCATGTGatgtattcattttcaaaatgtcgGGCATAGTAGCACATCAAGAGAGGagcaagtaatttttttagtagcttttaatgcatttagtgATCGAGTATTTACACGTGTTTGCAGTTAAATCATAGGTgacaaataattgtaattactgtcattttaatttttactaatgcgataaaatgtacttttactttGAAGTCAATGTGTTTTAGCTAATTAATGCAAAATGCACAAAGGGTATAATTAAATGTACTTTGTTTGAATGCTTCTGGATGATGGACAGTTTTCATTGCTCAATACAT
This window encodes:
- the coq7 gene encoding 5-demethoxyubiquinone hydroxylase, mitochondrial, whose protein sequence is MQRAAKCAWRLDLSRAFCPSSARNCREVNIVNGSVSCRRYSILPPPRDEEEKAMLDSMLRVDHAGEYGANRIYAGQMAILGRTQTGPLIQHMWDQEKMHLERFNEILGEHRVRPTLLLPLWNIAGFALGACTALLGKEGAMACTVAVEESISEHYNSQIRTLMETDPERYTELLQLIKEFRDDEIEHHDTGLEHDAESVPGYLLLKTAIQAGCKAAIYISQRI